From the Gemmatimonadota bacterium genome, one window contains:
- a CDS encoding cation:proton antiporter, with protein MLDSGLPLVHLLLQGVADSAAVLADTAQAAAQAGAHAAEGDHLSVPAFLAILIAILVGAKLFGELAEKIGQPAVLGELVAGVVLGVSVLNLVDPTVEVIHLLAEIGVVILLFEIGLETDLKKLLQVGGASLTTAVVGVVLPFGGGYWVASALGLETMVAVVAGAALTATSVGITARVLSDLGRLQEIESQIVLGAAVIDDIIGLIILAVVANLVAGAEVTAVSISKTTLSAFGFVALVLIVGRFVIPPLFDILARVGKPETLATMALAFAFIIAYLADAAGSALIVGAFAAGLVLAPTRHAHTIEAGVTRLGHFFVPIFFVVVGASVDVRTFADATVLSVGLALIAVAIVGKLAAGYAPFWLKGKKSVIGVGMIPRGEVGLIFAQMGLTSGVLDVGIFSALTLMVMVTTFMAPPLLKVLFPPKGPPTRTPGGLAETVTEA; from the coding sequence ATGCTGGATTCGGGATTGCCGCTCGTCCACCTCCTGCTGCAGGGGGTCGCCGACTCCGCGGCCGTTCTCGCCGACACCGCTCAAGCGGCGGCGCAGGCCGGCGCCCACGCGGCGGAGGGGGACCACCTGAGCGTGCCCGCGTTCCTGGCGATCCTGATCGCTATCCTCGTTGGCGCCAAGCTGTTCGGGGAGTTGGCGGAGAAGATCGGCCAGCCGGCGGTGCTGGGTGAATTGGTCGCCGGGGTGGTGCTGGGCGTCTCGGTTCTGAACCTGGTGGATCCGACCGTCGAAGTAATCCACCTGTTGGCCGAAATCGGCGTCGTCATTCTGCTCTTCGAGATAGGGCTCGAGACCGACCTGAAGAAGCTTCTGCAGGTGGGGGGCGCGTCTCTGACGACAGCCGTGGTAGGGGTGGTTCTGCCGTTCGGGGGTGGCTACTGGGTCGCCTCCGCGCTCGGCCTGGAAACGATGGTGGCGGTCGTGGCGGGCGCCGCGCTGACGGCGACGTCCGTGGGCATCACCGCGCGCGTCCTGTCCGACTTGGGGCGTCTGCAAGAGATAGAGAGCCAGATCGTCCTCGGGGCGGCCGTGATCGACGACATCATCGGTCTGATCATTCTGGCCGTCGTGGCGAACTTGGTAGCAGGCGCCGAGGTCACCGCGGTCAGCATCAGCAAGACTACGCTGTCGGCGTTCGGGTTCGTTGCGCTCGTGCTCATCGTCGGCCGGTTCGTCATTCCGCCGCTATTCGACATCCTGGCGCGCGTGGGCAAGCCGGAGACGCTGGCCACCATGGCGCTCGCGTTCGCGTTCATCATCGCCTACCTGGCGGACGCCGCTGGTTCGGCGCTGATCGTGGGTGCGTTCGCCGCGGGGCTCGTGCTGGCGCCCACGCGGCATGCGCACACAATAGAAGCCGGGGTGACCCGCCTGGGCCATTTCTTCGTTCCGATCTTCTTCGTGGTCGTAGGCGCCTCAGTGGATGTGCGCACGTTTGCGGACGCTACTGTCCTCAGCGTGGGACTGGCGCTCATCGCCGTCGCGATCGTGGGGAAGTTGGCCGCGGGCTACGCGCCCTTCTGGCTGAAGGGGAAGAAGTCGGTGATCGGCGTCGGAATGATCCCGCGCGGAGAGGTCGGCCTGATTTTTGCTCAGATGGGCTTGACATCGGGGGTACTGGACGTCGGTATTTTCAGTGCGCTCACGTTGATGGTGATGGTCACAACGTTCATGGCGCCGCCGTTGCTGAAGGTGCTGTTCCCGCCAAAGGGTCCGCCCACGCGTACGCCGGGCGGGTTGGCCGAGACGGTAACAGAAGCTTGA
- the rpmB gene encoding 50S ribosomal protein L28, protein MARVCYVCGKRPITGNNVSHANNKTRRRWLPNLRRVKIALDSGDARRVRVCTRCISAGKIRKAV, encoded by the coding sequence ATGGCTAGAGTTTGCTACGTATGCGGCAAGCGTCCCATTACCGGGAACAACGTGAGCCACGCGAACAACAAGACCAGGCGGCGTTGGTTGCCCAACCTGCGGCGTGTGAAGATCGCCCTGGATTCGGGCGATGCCAGACGAGTGCGCGTGTGCACGCGATGCATCTCGGCCGGCAAGATCCGCAAGGCCGTCTAG